In Podarcis muralis chromosome 7, rPodMur119.hap1.1, whole genome shotgun sequence, the genomic stretch CCCCCACAAACCACCACAAGCCTCAGTATTCAAAAGGCTCCAAAGGTCTGCAATAAAAAGACAGCTTTGCATTTCAGGCAGCAAGTTACCTCATGCTCCTTTTCCTGAAGCAGGAGAACAATGTCGCCTGGCTCCACTCCAGGGGCTTGATCGGCCTCTCCAGTAAAGGTGATTCTCTGCCCGTGCTTCATGCCTTTATCTACATGGACTTCAAGGATCTTCACTTCTTTGATCACCTTCTTCCCTTCACATTTTTTACAGCGATCTTTTTCATTAATTACTTCCCCTAGAAAAGAGAGAGACGGCCAGTTATGACCCAGTTTCAAGGGGTGGAGAACATCTGGCATGCGGGACAAACAcagccctccaggcctttttATCTGGCCCATGCAACTTTCCCCAGACCACACTTGTCCACAGTCCTATTCTGCACCCTCCTGGAGtgcctttgcctggctggaatgtgcccaactgtgataatgcctctggcTTGCCTGCATGGAGTGTGTGAAAGTGTGTGTTTACATGCTTTGACTTGTGAAGTCAGAATGCAACCCACTGAACAAAGACGGGGATCACATCTGCTGCCACACCCATTTTCTGCCCCTGGCCACCATGTCACTTACacatggcccctggaaggttgcccaaatgagaatgtggccctctgaaTCCCCCTGTGCTGATGGGATTCTGTTGCATGTTGAAGTCCCCCGTGTTTTCACAAACTTTTGGAGGCCATGCTTTGATTACCGTTAGCCCTGGTCTCAATCGTATTGGTGCTTATTTTATTCTTGTATGTTTAAACTGTATTTCACTGGTATCATTTTATTATGGAAACCCTTTTGGGTTTATGATAGAAAGCAATCTACAAGAATCTCCCCCCACTCCAATAATAAAATGGTTCCTAAGTCCTGCTCCATAGTTTGCTTCTTTACTAAGATGCAATGCACACCTACCAACAAGTGCTGCTGGTGTCTCAATGTGGTTCGCTAAAACCAGGTCAGGAACTTCCCCATTCAAATGCGTGTCATTTAAAGCAGGAAGACAGGCTAAGGCTAAGATACCTGACCCCACCACAGGAGGAGCCAACTTGCAACTATTCAGGAACAGCTGAGCTGCTGATCACCCATGACCATGCTGATCAGGTTATGAGGAATGTAGACCAGTTCCTTCTATGTCATTTCTTGCATATGCTTTCTATACTCCTACATTACTGGAACAACCACCTCACCACTCCTGCAATGTAGGAGTTAGGCCTAAGGTGTCATAATGCAATTGCCACTGATGCATCTAGTAcatcaggttgcgaacatgatccatgtgggaggcacgctGGCAACCTGCAGCACTGGCAACCAGCAGTGTTGCATCTGCACAcgtgtgattcggcgcttctgcgcatgatatcattttgtgcttctgaaacggaaacccagaagtaacccgttccggtacttctgggtttggcacggtctgcaacccaaaaacgcgcaacctgcagtgttcgcaacccaaggtatgactgtagatggcTAGTTGTATGTGTATCATCCTTAAGAGTTCTATATTCCCACTGCATTGACAAACCACACCAATGAAAGCAAGGCAAAGGGCAAACCATGTTGCCAATGTGTCTAAACAATTCAATGGGGAGCAGGGATTTATGAGCTTCTCATCTTGCTAACCTGCACCCTAGTTTTAGCTATCATAATGTATTGAAACTTAAGGGACTTTTCTTGAGATCAGATGCTTGTGGTGAATTGATTGGCTTACCTTCTCCATTGCAGTCAGAGCAGACAGACTGCATCTGCTGAACCATCCCAGGAGCCAGCTGCCTGATCATGATACGCACACCTCTGCCTCGGCAAGCCGCGCACTTCTGAACTGCTCCAGATTTACCCCCTTGGCTAGATCAAAAATATGTTGATTTCATATTATTATgaacacaaaaaggaaatgtAGCTTTACCTCTTTGGAGCCTGGGGACATCTAATCCTGTAGCAAGTCTTAAAGCttaggagatacagtggtgcctcgcaagacgaaattaatccgttccgcgaatctcttcgtcttgcggttttttcgtcttgcgaagcacggctattagcggctattaacggcttagcggcttaaagaaaaaggaaacaaactcgcaagacgtttcgtcttgcgaagcaagcccatagggaaattcgtcttgcggaacgactcaaaaaacggaaaaccatttcgtctagcgagttttttgtcttgcgaggcattcgtcttacggggcaccactgtaataataataataataataataataataataataataataataataattatttataccctgcccatctggctgagtctccccagccacactgggcagctcccaatgaaATGTTAataacagtacagcattaaaaattaaaaacttccctaaagagggctgccttcagatgtcttttaaagataggataactgcttatttccttcacatctgaagggagggtgtttcacagtgtgggcgccactaccgagaagatgCAGGTCTTAGTGCTTTGGATAGCAACCCACTTGAAAAAATCGTATAAGCACTTAGCAAGGAAGAGCAGGAtgcaggcaacacacacacacaagggcaTCTTGTTGTAAAGCTGAACAATGTAACCCTACAAACAACTAAACCTTAGGTGGACATGGACTTTTTTGTTAGCAGTTATTAGATTCCAGCAATTTATATACCAACTGACTGTAGAAAAACCCCAagcgatttacaaaaagaaaccaataaaattatcagtaaaaacagctattttaaaaaaataaaatatcaattAAAAACAGTGATAAGCTAAAACCAGATTAGAACTCATGTAAACATCCTacatatctggataggcttgtctaaacaaaaatttatatttaattttcatttttaaatctttGCTCAATTTTTCAAGAATCAAATCATTAATCTTTTGAAGACAgatgaatgcaaaaaaaaaaaaaagcaaacaaaaaaacaacaactcacccGTTACATGAACTACAAAGGACATTCTTGCTAAGTTGTAGTTTGGTAGTCTTCCCATTATAAAGATCTTCTAAAGAAACTCTGAGTAAGGGAAAGGGATTGTACTTTAGGTTTTGGTTCAAGTATCAGCAGAAAACTGAACACATCTTGTTTTAACATATTTGCAAGCACAACTATTGAAAGGCTACATGAAGTGGCAAAAACTTGTTCCAGATACCGAATATACACTGGTAAAAAATGTTAGCACTACTCTTTTTAGACCAGCCCAAGAGCTAGATGAGCTGCAATGTAGAAAAAGTATGCCCACCAACTTGTTGCCATTATACAGTAGCTCTACGTTCTCTTACCAGGATTTCACACGTGCACCAAAGTCTCCATACCCCATAGCATAGCAATGAATCATTACTACATGTATACTCTACCTTCCTTCCAATGAACTCAACATACATGAACCTTCTAATTCATCCTCACATAGCCCTGTGGGGCAATTAGCCTAAAATAGAGATACTCAACTTGGCACCCTTGACAGATTGTTTGACTATaattcccattgtccctgaccattgccaTTGCGGCTGATAaaggctgtagtccaacaatatctggaaggcatggCAAGGGCTAACCCTGGCCTGAGAGCTAGCAataggtccaaggtcacccagtaattcagtggagatttgaacttggGTTTCTCCAGTCCTACCTCAGCACTCTCACCACAGCAAAGGACTGTCTTACTCCTATCAAGGTCTTCAGCGGAGGCTGTGTTCTTGGTGCCTTCACCTTCAGGGAGAGGTTAAGGCAGGTGGCTACCAGGTGGCTCTGCAAGTAAGCAACTGCTGCCTTGTGTGTATCTCTCAGGTGTCTGTATTAACATTTAAGCACCAGCTCAGTGTTCCTGTTCACACAGGCATACCGCAATATCTAGAACTCTCATCTTTCCTGACCTTCCCAATGgggtttctcttttttatattgtaattttatgttatgATCCACCTTCAAACCTATGAGCAtatggcagtatacaaattatataataataataataataataataataataataataataataatggtttctgTTGAAGGAAATCTGGCAGCCTGAATGATTAAGTGTGGACTTTTTAATATACAATATACATGTCTGGTGACATGTAAGATATTTTAGTGATTCTATGTTCAAAAGGCAGGCTACAAACATTTCAGATACATGATTATGACAGCAAACCAAGGTGTTCTGTAAATCAAGAGGCTTCAGCTGTTTCATGGGAATTTTTAATTCAAATTTTGACTAGAGGAATAGCCACTAGTTTTTATTGCTGTCCTCTTTCCCTTAATTGCTGCCCATCCTTTCTCAAGCAGCATAGCGAGGACTTTCACACTCAACACAGCAACCATTTTAGACCTAATCTCATAGTGCATGGTTGTTTTTCCTTTGTACCACTGCTTTTTCCAAGAGCAACGCAAAAATATGACAACACATACTGTAGGAGCATAACCAGTAAAAGCCATCAGCTGAAGATTAAAAAGGAAGGATTTTACAAACCACAGTTAAAAGCTGCAGCCAGTTTCTACAGCCCTTTAGTGAAAAATACAGATTTTAAAGGCAGCAGATTCCAGTTCTGCTTTcagcaggaaaaataaaatatcacTAAATTCCAGATGGAGACATTTTAATGGAACATTTCACACATTATTTGTTTGAAAGATCTGTATATGACCCTTCAGCTTCCAgggagattaaaaaaacaacccaatataaaatacatatcatattgagagagagaaacagacatcaaaatacatttagaaggccagggaaacaaaaatatattttgttggCACTGAAAGGATAACAATGTTGGCACTATTTGGGCCTGCCTGGGAAGGAACcttctttaatatatttttcgTACCAGTCaagtatttcccccctcccccctgggCTTTTAACAtcatttaaaattatttacatTAATATTCTAATCTCTGAATTTCACTGTGGTTTAAGCTCAATGAGGGTGTTTTGTGGCTCTCTTTAACATGACTATGGATGAAATTATGTTATCTGCTAAGACATGGCTCTTTCACATGACAAGATGTTGGAAttcaagttaaaagcaaaaaacaaaaccaacaatgaTCATTACCCTACAACTCTGGTAATGGGGCAACTCATAAATGTCAAAAAATTCCACAAATGGAGCAATGGCACTGAAAAGGCTCTTCCTGGTTAACTCCCAACCCACCTCAGGTGAAATTAAGGATTTTGTTTTGACTTGGGACACATTCATGGAATAAGAACCATATGCTACAACTCCTCTAGTACATTTGCTCTGTCAGAATGCAGCATTCTAAAGTAGAAGTAACACTTGGCTAGCTCCTGCTCAGGCTTCTGTATACTCACTTTAAAATGAATCAAATAAACAAACCATTTCTGCACCAATgtaatctgaattttgcaacttgCATAATTAATGGAAGCAAACTGGCATTTGCTTAattttgcttctgctttttaTTGCTTCaattttatatgctgcctttctgcaCTTGGCACCCAATCAAGGCCTAGTTAAAGACTGGGGAAAGGAGCTATGCAGAACATTAAGCTCGCCTCCTGCCAAAAAAACCGACTCACCAATACTCTAAGATAAATACACTTAGAATCTTACTGGCTATAAAGGGTAgggttttttgttctttaaaaaataaatttcaggTTATTCAATTCTGTACCCATCACTGCCTGCCTAGTCCACCTGCTGCATTAAACTAGAATTTCAGAATACCTGCCTCACTCCATCTGCTCTTGCGAAGGCTTTCTCACCTGATCTGATTGGAACAGTTTGCTGTTCCAACTTGTCTGCTTTTCATTGTAAGGGATTCTGAACAACTTGAACTTCAATGTTTTTAATCACATTGACTTGGTAGAACGATAGCCTCAGGTTTAAAGCTATCTATTCACTAGCCTGTTAATAAGTGGTTTTGCTGCAATGATTAGTCCAACCCGTCTTGTAAATGTATCAAGTTACCTAAAGCATGGGTGAGGCTTTAATATTCCATTCACTGATGATTTAGTGGCTTGGCCTTATTTCTTTAGTAACTTGCCTTGGCAGAAACAAACCAACACATAACCAAGTACCAGTTCCTTGGGACTATCTATTACAATGCTGGATTACTTTTTTGTGTTCAAGGctaaacccagaatttttttctctagcattttttaaaaccccatctgaattaaaaaaaaaaccctcatctgatgagagagagagagagagaaggctccaTGGAGAAGCAGGAAGAACATTAATCTTTTGTAAAGGTTTGGTATACCTCCATTGCCACATCCAAAGGGGCAACATTGGGCCCTATGGAGATCTTGTCCCACCTACACTCACAATGGAAGGGGTCATGCTAATCATTTGTGTTGAGTCAGGTGTTACACAAACTCTGCAGCTAAGGTTTCAGCCTTAAAAAAGTGAAGGGATTTTCTGCTGTGGTGCCACTCTACGTAAGTTGCTTGCCAGGTGAGATGCACCAGACCCATCACTGCATCCTTTCAGGTGCCTGGTGACAACATGGCTTTTAAAGACAGCTTTTAAATGTTGTGCTGGCTTAAGTTGTGTATATTTTAATAACTGGATTTGTTTTGTTGGGTTTGGTATGGAATGTTGTGTGtacattactgtattattatttagttgTCTTAAGTTTCCTTGGAAAAGAAGGCAGGgtagacttaaaaaaacaaaacaaataaatgctgGATCGCCAAGGCTATTTTGGTATCAGGTAGCTTCAGATAATTTTAAATCATGTGTACTTGAAACTCCTTCAGTTTGTCATGAGAACGTCAGCCCACCAATAGAGCAATTATGCATTCAAGACAGGAACTTCCCCCAGAGACAATAAGCCAGGTACTTACTTGAGTGGATGCATCATATCTTCACCTCTTCTTCTTCCGTTGCGACTTCTACTCTGACTACCCATGAAACTGAACAGTCCCCCACCAAATATGTGGGAGAAAATATCGTCCATTCCTCCACCTCCACCACTACCTTCTCGGAGGCCTTGTTCTCCATACCGGTCATACAATTCACGTTTCTCGGGATTTGAGAGAACTTCATAGGCAAAGCTTATTTCTTTGAACTAGGGAGGTAAATGTAAATGAAATGCCTATTATTTGCATGTTTGGCAATATATGTACAATAGGAAAGGAAAGTGTTTCGGCAGATACGTTTCTACTACATTACAATTACTGTTTTATAAGCAGATATATGCAAAATGCCAGCCCAGTCTGGACTCTGGCAACAGGCAGGTGAGCTGACTCTGGGCATCCAACTTTCCTGCATTCCTTTACTGACCTATCTTCAAAGAACAGGCCTCTCCTTTGCTCTTGAGGACTAGGTATATCCTGCTCTGCACAGCTGAGCCATCCTTCTTCTGTGCTTTGCTCTCAGGTTAATGTGCATGAATATtgttccattttattctcacaacagctcTGAGATAGAACTGGGCTGTTAAGTAAGCTTCACCACAGAGTATGGATTTAAACCAACATTTCATCCAATTAAAGCTGAGTACTACCTACACCTCACCGATGGCTACTCTTCCACCAGTGTGATCGTTTTTGCATATTTTCCTCTTTTCAGTTTTTCTCAGACTACGTGTTCACAAGCTATTTTGGCCAGCATTGTGTCTTGTTCATCTTAAAATGCAACAATTTGCAGAAGAAGTCTTACCTTGTCACCTGCATTTGGATTCTTATCAGGGTGGTACTCCTTGGCAAGCTTCCGGTATGCCTAAATGGCAAAAGGAACCAACATAACTAGTTAGTGGGGAAATGAATACAGATTTTGAGTTCAGCTTGTCCTTCCCCACTCCCAAAAAAGCCCCTGAAGTCAATTAGTGCTTGAAaaacctattttttatttttttaaaaatccattacaAGAACAAGCTTGCATATGAGCCCCCATTGAAATGAAACTGGATTAAACAGCATTAGGTTATCAAAGATTGAACCCAATTCAACAGCAATTATTCAAGCATGGCCAAACTTCAGCAGTCTGAACAGAAATAGCTACAGTAATCTGAAGAGGCTTCAGAACAGTGCAGATGTGTAATAACCTTATCAAAGCCCAACACATCTCAGATACATCCTCCTGAGGGAAAACTTTATAGCGGTCTACAGTTTTTCCATAGGGAACACACTATAGCACCACTGAAGTGCAATAAAAGACTGCCTGGTAGCTGTTAACCACATTATTGGTGGCAGCTTAGAAAATTAAAATTATGCTTGCTCTTTTGAATATCCTTGAGTTTCTCAATCTCTTCCATGCACACAAATCCTATTCATATTTGCTGCTGCCATAAAAAAATCTGCCCTTAATAAAATGGTGTGAATTCTCAACCAATTCAATATTCATACTCTCCCTGTTTACATTAACAGCAACCACTACTTCTACAATTAAATATGACCTAGTGCTTTTAATATGTACTTTATAACTGTTTGTGTTTAACCTTGCAACCATCCCCTTAAGAAGATCACCACTAAAGGTTTGATATGTGCTCAAAGTCCATATGCACAGAATGGAAATAGGGCCCACAAATAAAAAGTTAATTCTCAACAAGACACATTACTATTTCCTCAAAGTCAGCAAGAATCTCCAAAGATCAACAATGGGAACAATTTGGAGTTGGTTATAGTGAAGCTTCACTAAAAATCTGTGTGACTGATCAACTTTCAGTGAGAAAAGCCTTAGTTGCTAAGAAGTAATTCTGTAACATGACCAAGACTGAAAAGTATTTTCAGTGACTGCTCTGAGTTAATACCGTGTGCCAAACTATTGAAGTTGAGATGCTACTATGATTACAAACATTGTCAGAAATATCAGCTATCCTGAACTGTTTCCATTAATGACATCACCATTGGTACCTATTTGAATGgaccatctctcttttttttttttacagtatccCGATTCCTGGACACAACTACACTTTCCTctacatacagtggcacctcgggttaagtacttaattcgttccggaggtccattcttaacctgaaactgttcttaacctgaaagcaccactttagctaatggggcctcctgctgctgccgcaccgccggagcacaatttctgttcttatcctgaagcaaagttcttaacccgaggtactatttctgggttagcggagtctgtaacctgaagcgtatgtaacctgaagtgtatgtaacccgaggtaccactgtattttgttagaCTATGCAATGAAGTAGCATTAAGATTTACAATGTTGCTCATCAGGACACAACTTCATATTTTAAGACCTACAACCTATCTTTAACCCAAAACTGTAAGAGGCACAAACCAGCAATTGTTTCACGAATCTCTTCTCTCTAATGCCCAAAGATGGACAGAAATTTTACATGTGCAAGCTGTTACATCAGAATTTTCTTATACATTAATTAAAAGTAATGTAGCTCTGCCCTCTACTTCAAGTCATCCTGAATTTTTAACCTTTACTGTTTTAATTTTCTCCttccaaaagggaaaaaaaaagcaaaattatGGTAGTAATAGTGCAAACCAACATAGGCTGGAATGCAACCCACTTCCAGGTCCTAATCTACCAATTAAAGAATAACCTTTAAAAAGTCAAATGGTGTCTTCAGCCATCTGTTATATCCAATGATTGCAATTCAGAGACCATCATTCTGTATGTACCAAAGCTTACAAATAAGCAGTGGGAATTTTGATTCCCACACAGAAGCCTTCCCATGCCACACTGTTAGCTGCCTTTGATATTCCCAGGGCTCAAAAACTGCTTGCTGTGATAAGCAATATGTGCATCTGTGAAAAGAAGGTTCTCTAGCCTCTGGAATGTATTTCTCCAAAATATATGCAAGTGCAACACAATCCTGCTAGCAAGTCCAGTTAAATGTTTGCCTCTCACCTAGAAAGCATCTATTTGTGAAATATTAAAACGGCCAGTTATTCAAAATTACACCCTAATTTGACTTtctatttttttgaaaagtttaGATCACGAAAGTGgttcaaaaacaaaaatcacaTATCAATGTAACTTCCATGAAGTTTTCCTGGATATGTTCTATTTTTAAAGGACATAGTCAAAAGGAATATCAGGGCATAATTAATTTTGCTACTCACCTaaactttcatttttaaagggatAAGACATTGCTAAATCTCAGCAGCCGTTAGTACGCAATCACCTATTACTGTAGTGACCAAACACCACTTTAAAGGAGGAACGTGTACACAGAATATAAATAGGATTTTTCTGAATCCAAATGAAGGAACTTATTTTCCTGTTAACTTCAGAACCATCTTATTGCTCATGCTTCCTCCAAAATACCTGCTTCCATAACAACGAATACCCAGCCCAAACAAATTATGCTATTACATGCCCAGATGAAGAGGATCTATTCCCCAGTAGCACCACCCTTCCGTCACAAACAGGCAGGACATGGCTATTAACCAGCTGAAGGCTCTGATGTGGGATGGGGTTCTCAAAGATTAgatgaagaaaagaaatgggTTGTGCCTAACAAAAACAAGTTAAGGGCAATTAATCTTGAAAGGGTTAACATGAAGGGGTTATGTTACCTAGGGACTTTTGACCtttccacccccactccccttttTGAACAGCCAGGATGAGAAGGGATCACCTACAGAGGAATGAAGGCCAAGAATGAAGCCTGTGGTTTTGTAGACAGAAACAGAATGTGCCCAAATGAGATTCAGCATACGTGGAAGTAAAAATAAAGAGAATATAGGTTGGGATACCATTCTAATTACCCTCCCCAAGTATAAAGTGGAGAAATGATCTTCAGGTAAAACCAATTCCCAGGAGGCAGGGGAttggggcaggcatggccaaacttggccctccagctgttttgggtctacaattcccatcatccctgaccactggtcctgttagctagggatgatgggagttattgtcccaaaacagatggagggccaagtttggccatgcctgggttGGTAATGGACAGAagagtaaaaaataaaagggCAAAGAGCTAACCTCCAGATTTCCCTCACCATCGTAAGAAACTCCTCAAGGTTACAGGAGATGGAGTGACAAGGGGAATAAAAAATGGTGAGATGTGGAGAGTGGAAACTGACAAGTCATCCATGTTCTCACATGGTCAATCCAGAAAGGCACAAACTTGTGAGGAGAGGGAAGACAAGTAGGCTCTTGATACCATGCAGCAAGCCTCAACTGTGGGGAGGAAATAAGAATATTGGTGAGATACTCTCTGTTTTCCCTTACTGCTACCCTAAGTTTAACTTCCAAGGCACAAAAGGGTTTTTTATGGGGGGGTGCAAGAAGAAGGCAAAGAGAagatggggagagaaaaggaaggccAGTCTCTGGCTCACCCTTGCCACCATGAAGCAAGGCACACAGAATTTTGAAAAATGGGGGACCTAACCCCCAGGTCTTTCTTCTTGCCACCATAAAAATAACTCATCAGCCATATAAAATCTATGGGTGCTGTGGTTCTGGATAGAATGTTAGGTTTTAATGCTGAAATCCACTGAAGGTCAGGcaacaaattaaataataaagTCTGCAATGGGTGGAGAGGATAAAGGGTGGAATTAACAAGAAAATATCCCTCCCCTCCTTGTGATCATGAAGCAAGTCTTAACTCTCATCTAGGGGAGCA encodes the following:
- the DNAJA2 gene encoding dnaJ homolog subfamily A member 2, whose protein sequence is MANVADTKLYDILGVPPGASDNELKKAYRKLAKEYHPDKNPNAGDKFKEISFAYEVLSNPEKRELYDRYGEQGLREGSGGGGGMDDIFSHIFGGGLFSFMGSQSRSRNGRRRGEDMMHPLKVSLEDLYNGKTTKLQLSKNVLCSSCNGQGGKSGAVQKCAACRGRGVRIMIRQLAPGMVQQMQSVCSDCNGEGEVINEKDRCKKCEGKKVIKEVKILEVHVDKGMKHGQRITFTGEADQAPGVEPGDIVLLLQEKEHEVFQRDGNDLHMTHKIGLVEALCGFQFTFKHLDGRQIVVKYPPGKVIEPGCVRVVRGEGMPQYRNPFEKGDLYIKFDVHFPENNWISPEKLTELEDLLPARPEISNIISDAEEVELQEFDTTRGSGGGQRREAYNDSSDDESGHHGPGVQCAHQ